From the genome of Notolabrus celidotus isolate fNotCel1 chromosome 5, fNotCel1.pri, whole genome shotgun sequence, one region includes:
- the btg3 gene encoding protein BTG3, which translates to MRREIAAVVFFLKRLVKRVEKLESEKVELFVERLAVALQEKFKGHWYPENPSKGQAYRCIRVNRLHRQDPELLRACQESGIQYRDLGLPREFTLWVDPGEVCCRYGEQNPFFSVASFSSDDEEDRDVAKKVTSALERVTSDYHSGSSSDEEGMRSSPVTVSNTRCPKQTMNPAAPTWHPKKMIPGKGYMVPRPHYTTFRPRSRAPHTLRPTLWVPPGYGGGPGYWDANLHLAHSYS; encoded by the exons ATGAGGAGAGAAATTGCAGCAGTGGTGTTTTTCCTGAAGCGGCTTGTGAAGAGGGTGGAGAAGCTGGAGTCAGAGAAGGTGGAGCTGTTTGTTGAGAGGCTTGCTGTCGCTCTGCAGGAGAAGTTCAAAGGACACTGGTACCCTGAAAATCCCAGCAAAGGACAAGCATACAG GTGTATCCGAGTGAACAGGTTGCACAGGCAGGATCCAGAGCTCCTTCGGGCCTGCCAGGAGAGCGGCATTCAGTACAGGGACCTTGGACTGCCTCGTGAATTCACTTTGTGGGTGGACCCTGGGGAGGTCTGTTGTAG ATATGGAGAACAAAATCCCTTCTTCTCTGTGGCCAGTTTCTCCAGCGATGATGAAGAGGACAGAGATGTTGCGAAAAAGGTGACGAGTGCTTTGGAGAGGGTGACATCAGACTATCACTCAGGTTCTTCATCTGATGAGGAAGGGATGCGCTCTTCCCCAGTAACTGTCTCCAACACACGCTGCCCTAAACAG acGATGAATCCTGCAGCCCCCACGTGGCATCCTAAGAAGATGATACCAGGAAAAGGTTATATGGTTCCACGTCCTCACTACACTACCTTCAGACCTCGCAGCCGAGCTCCGCACACTTTAAGGCCGACTCTGTGGGTCCCTCCAGGCTACGGGGGAGGGCCTGGATACTGGGACGCAAACCTACATCTGGCACATTCTTACAGTTAG